Proteins encoded in a region of the Phaenicophaeus curvirostris isolate KB17595 chromosome 1, BPBGC_Pcur_1.0, whole genome shotgun sequence genome:
- the SLC19A2 gene encoding thiamine transporter 1 produces MAGRRGRRGWVMPTALLCAYGFLCSVRPSEPFLTRYLLEPHKNLSKTQVFNEIYPVWTYSYLVLLFPVFLATDYLRYKPVVLLQGLSLIITWFMLLYAQGLRAIQFLEFFYGMGTATDIAYYSYIYSVVDVNLYQKVTSYCRSATLVGYTVGSVSGQVLVSVGEWSLFSLNVISLTSISIAFGTAWFLPMPQKSLFFHHVPSQQLGWEMKVMDCKNGSAVQDHPNVQRTPGWEDETKVPLNGEVHSAEKRSMQEQKVDILKVLKDLWQDFLQCYSSRTMLCWSVWWALSTCGYFQVINYAQGLWEMVLPSHSSEIYNGAVEAASTLLGAVAVFVVGHIKTSWATWGEVALALFSFLIAAAVYVMDTVRNIWVCYVSYVVFRIIYMLLITIATFQIATNLSVERYALVFGVNTFIALALQTLLTLIVVDASGLGLDIFTQFMIYASYFAAISLVFLGSGIYSIIRAYRRREQTQSRSPESQ; encoded by the exons atggcggggcggcggggccggcggggctgGGTGATGCCCACCGCCCTGCTCTGCGCCTACGGCTTTCTCTGCAGCGTGCGGCCCTCCGAGCCCTTCCTCACCCGCTACCTGCTGGAGCCGCACAAAAACCTCTCCAAGACGCAG GTGTTCAACGAGATTTACCCAGTGTGGACTTACTCCTACCTGGTGCTGCTGTTCCCCGTGTTCCTGGCCACAGACTACCTGCGGTACAAGCCCGTGGTCCTGCTGCAGGGCCTGAGCCTCATCATCACCTGGTTCATGCTGCTGTATGCCCAGGGGCTGCGAGCCATCCAGTTCCTCGAGTTCTTCTACGGGATGGGGACCGCCACTGACATTGCCTATTACTCCTACATCTACAGCGTCGTTGATGTCAACCTGTACCAGAAGGTCACCAGCTACTGCCGCAGCGCCACCCTGGTGGGCTACACAGTGGGTTCGGTGTCCGGGCAGGTCCTTGTGTCGGTGGGGGAATGGTCCCTCTTCAGCTTGAATGTTATCTCCTTGACCAGCATTTCCATTGCCTTCGGCACGGCATGGTTCTTGCCGATGCCGCAAAAAAGCCTCTTCTTTCACCACGTCCCGAGTCAGCAGCTCGGTTGGGAAATGAAGGTCATGGACTGTAAAAATGGATCAGCTGTCCAAGACCATCCCAATGTGCAGAGGACACCTGGCTGGGAGGATGAGACAAAAGTTCCCTTAAATGGGGAGGTTCATTCTGCAGAGAAACGG tctATGCAGGAGCAGAAAGTGGACATCTTAAAGGTGCTCAAAGATCTTTGGCAGGACTTCCTGCAGTGCTACTCCTCCCGGACCATGCTCTGCTGGTCGGTGTGGTGGGCACTGTCCACCTGTGGCTACTTCCAGGTCATCAACTACGCTCAGGGCCTGTGGGAGATGGTGCTGCCTTCTCACAGCTCAGAAATCTACAATGGCGCCGTGGAGGCAGCCTCGACACTACTAG GAGCTGTTGCAGTGTTTGTTGTGGGTCACATAAAAACATCCTGGGCAACGTGGGGTGAGGTGGCACTtgccctcttttcctttcttattgctgctgctgtatATGTCATGGACACGGTTCGTAACATCTGGGTGTGCTACGTATCATACGTTGTCTTCAGAATTATCTACATGCTGCTAATCACAATAGCAAC GTTCCAGATCGCTACAAATCTCAGTGTGGAGCGGTACGCCCTGGTGTTTGGGGTCAATACTTTCATTGCCTTAGCACTTCAGACTCTGCTCACTTTGATTGTTGTGGATGCCAGCGGGCTTGGGTTGGACATCTTCACCCAG TTCATGATTTACGCCTCTTATTTTGCGGCCATCTCACTGGTGTTCTTGGGCAGTGGCATATACAGTATTATCAGAGCTTACAGAAGACGAGAGCAGACGCAAAGCAGATCTCCTGAAAGCCAGTAA